A genomic window from Nematostella vectensis chromosome 9, jaNemVect1.1, whole genome shotgun sequence includes:
- the LOC125572432 gene encoding uncharacterized protein LOC125572432, with protein sequence MEEQTVKDLKALTVRDLKALAKERGIPRAVNSIKRELNEFADWIQSYVPEPVKKTVDKRVKRLKEKIKRISEGTEGRFTPKEQRTALKGYLKTHGIAGQEGYDPKTFIANIKPKVLELINRQKKPIKVKFIFTCRFIKEDPATAQIDEELGYFHTEKPETVTESTYFSNLFDTTTNYLLGLVEQFRKQSSGWQFDQVEYFDINIDPFEPLSGSSYIPLPPKLASKKAIINVKNENDHECFKWAVTSAVYPREKDPQRLSKQMIENSEKFDWSGIEFPVSLKQIDKFEKQNQYTVNVYGYETKVYPLRISEKDPDNAINLLLISDDETNHYCWIKNMMRCLNSFRCKQSLEKHSECCGNHEAVGIEMPKIDKDGNLPHIKFKNYNRKMRVPFVVYADFESFTENIDTCSPDGSKSFTKQYQKHKPSGFCYLIKCFDGDISPSELVRYTAESPDEDIPQLFVESLESDIEKIYDKFRFPKKIVVDSFTNKRGNKIDVKRDIRFIDSFRFMSASLDSLVGNMSRECFKNLAEYYEGEELQLLLRKGVFPYDWFDGFSKLDATQLPQREAFHSKLNGTDISEEDHLHARRVWEVFGMGTMRDYHNLYLESDVLLLADVFENFRDVCLKNYGLDPAWYYTAPGLAWDAALKTTKVRLELLTDYDMLLMIEKGIRGGVSMISNRHGEANNPYMKEWMGDQELSGWRDRPCILEVDLEYPHHLHDLHNDYPLAPESIGLGKVDKLVPNLNDKTKYVIHHETLRLYVSFGLKVTKIHRGVTFEESAWLEPYIDLNTDLRAKATNDFEKDFFKLMNNSVFGKTMENIRNRVDIRLVTDEKQAKKLISKPNYQHRTIFCENLVAIYMKKTKLTFNKPVYLGMSILDISKTLMYDFHYNFVKSKYGEDAKLLFTDTDSLMYEIETKDFYKDISGDVRSMFDTSNFPKGHPSGIEVGVNKKVIGMFKDEAGGQQITEFVGLRAKLYSYKMDKGKELKKCKGVKRAVVKKSIGFDNYKDCLFDKKPQMRLMNVIRSHKHDVYTETVNKVALSHEDDKRIICDDGIHTFAHGHFKTAAGGSSVSSGTT encoded by the exons ATGGAGGAACAAACGGTGAAAGATCTGAAAGCCCTCACCGTGAGAGATCTAAAAGCCCTTGCCAAGGAGCGGGGTATCCCCAG GGCGGTCAACTCAATCAAGAGGGAGTTAAACGAGTTTGCGGACTGGATACAATCTTATGTCCCTGAGCCCGTCAAAAAGACTGTAGATAAACGAGTCAAACGTCTGAAGGAAAAGATTAAGCGTATATCCGAGGGGACAGAAGGTCGCTTCACACCCAAAGAACAACGGACAGCATTGAAGGGGTATCTTAAGACCCACGGAATAGCTGGGCAGGAAGGGTACGACCCAAAGACATTCATCGCTAATATCAAACCAAAAGTCCTAGAGCTCATCAACCGACAAAAGAAGCCTATCAAAGTAAAGTTCATCTTTACCTGTAGGTTTATCAAAGAGGACCCAGCCACCGCCCAGATCGACGAAGAACTGGGATATTTTCATACAGAAAAGCCCGAAACTGTAACAGAGTCGACCTATTTCTCCAACTTGTTCGATACGACgacaaattatttactcgGATTAGTTGAGCAATTCCGAAAGCAAAGCTCCGGGTGGCAATTCGACCAGGTGGAATACTTCGACATCAACATCGATCCCTTTGAACCGCTTTCTGGGTCTTCCTATATTCCGCTGCCGCCGAAACTAGCGTCCAAGAAGGCGATCATCAATGTTAAGAACGAGAATGATCacgaatgtttcaagtgggcagTAACCTCTGCTGTGTATCCTAGGGAGAAAGATCCTCAAAGGCTCAGTAAACAAATGATAGAGAACTCTGAGAAATTCGACTGGTCAGGGATAGAGTTCCCCGTCTCACTAAAACAGATTGACAAGTTTGAGAAACAGAACCAGTATACGGTTAATGTGTATGGATACGAAACCAAAGTATATCCATTGAGAATCAGCGAGAAGGATCCAGATAATGCAATCAACTTACTTCTCATCTCGGATGATGAGACGAATCATTACTGCTGGATAAAGAATATGATGAG ATGTCTGAACTCGTTTCGGTGCAAACAATCGttagaaaaacattctgaatgcTGCGGTAATCATGAAGCGGTTGGAATAGAGATGCCTAAGATAGATAAGGATGGAAACCTACCCcacattaaattcaaaaactacaacagaaaaatgcgtGTCCCCTTTGTTGTCTATGCCGACTTTGAGAGCTTCACAGAGAATATAGACACATGCTCCCCAGATGGGAGTAAAAGCTTCACTAAGCAATACCAGAAGCACAAACCGTCTGGTTTCTGCTATCTCATCAAGTGTTTCGACGGAGATATATCCCCATCCGAGCTTGTACGATACACAGCTGAATCTCCAGACGAAGATATCCCACAGCTTTTCGTAGAGTCTTTGGAGTCAGACATTGAGAAAATTTACGATAAGTTCAGGTTCCCTAAGAAG ATTGTAGTCGACAGTTTCACGAACAAGAGGGGTAACAAGATCGATGTTAAACGTGATATCAGATTTATCGACAGTTTCAGGTTTATGTCGGCCAGTCTCGACAGTCTAGTGGGTAATATGTCAAGGGAGTGCTTCAAAAACCTGGCGGAGTActatgagggggaggagcTCCAGCTGTTGTTGAGGAAGGGTGTTTTCCCTTACGACTGGTTCGACGGCTTTAGCAAGCTCGACGCAACACAGCTCCCACAGAGAGAGGCATTCCACTCCAAACTCAACGGCACCGACATATCGGAGGAGGATCACCTGCACGCGCGGAGAGTGTGGGAGGTCTTTGGGATGGGGACCATGAGGGATTACCACAATCTGTATCTAGAGTCGGATGTGTTGCTTTTAGCTGACGTTTTCGAGAACTTTAGAGACGTTTGTCTCAAGAATTACGGTCTGGACCCCGCTTGGTACTACACAGCGCCAGGGCTGGCTTGGGATGCAGCgttgaagaccaccaaggtgaGGCTAGAGCTTCTAACGGACTATGACATGTTGCTCATGATTGAGAAGGGCATCCGTGGGGGTGTCTCCATGATAAGCAACAGACATGGGGAGGCAAATAACCCTTACATGAAGGA gtggatgggtgaccaagaGCTGTCAGGTTGGAGAGACCGCCCATGCATTCTGGAGGTTGACTTGGAGTACCCTCACCACCTACATGACTTACACAATGACTACCCACTAGCCCCGGAATCTATCGGGCTAGGCAAGGTGGACAAGTTGGTCCCCAACCTCAACGACAAGACAAAGTACGTTATCCACCATGAGACTCTGAgactttatgtgagttttgggcTAAAAGTCACCAAGATTCACAGGGGTGTCACTTTTGAGGAGTCTGCGTGGCTGGAGCCCTACATTGACTTGAACACCGATCTGAGAGCCAAGGCGACTAATGATTTTGAGAAGGACTTCTTCAAGCTGATGAACAACTCCGTCTTTGGTAAGACTATGGAGAACATTAGGAACAGGGTGGACATTCGCTTGGTGACGGACGAGAAGCAGGCCAAGAAGCTCATATCAAAGCCGAACTATCAACATCGCACCATCTTTTGCGAGAATCTAGTCGCCATTTacatgaagaagacaaagTTAACCTTCAACAAACCCGTTTACTTGGGTATGTCCATCCTGGATATAAGCAAGACGCTCATGTATGATTTCCACTACAACTTCGTCAAGTCCAAGTACGGTGAGGatgcaaagctcttattcACTGATACTGACAGCCTGATGTATGAGATCGAGACGAAAGACTTTTACAAGGACATCAGCGGGGATGTGAGGTCCATGTTCGACACCAGCAACTTTCCGAAGGGTCACCCATCCGGTATTGAGGTTGGTGTGAACAAGAAAGTCATCGGAATGTTTAAAGATGAGGCTGGGGGTCAGCAAATTACAGAATTTGTAGGACTGAGAGCCAAACTTTACTCATACAAGATGGATAAAGGTAAAGAATTAAAGAAATGCAAGGGCGTCAAGAGAGCAGTCGTCAAGAAGAGCATCGGTTTCGATAACTACAAGGATTGCCTATTTGATAAGAAACCTCAGATGAGACTTATGAATGTCATCAGAAGTCATAAGCATGATGTTTACACTGAAACGGTGAACAAGGTCGCTCTATCTCATGAGGATGACAAGCGAATCATCTGTGACGATGGCATCCACACCTTCGCTCACGGTCATTTCAAAACTGCGGCTGGTGGTAGCTCAGTATCTTCAGGAACGACTTGA